In Oscillatoria sp. FACHB-1407, one DNA window encodes the following:
- a CDS encoding NAD-dependent epimerase/dehydratase family protein: MKALVTGANGFTGSHLVKTLLNRGDQVVGLVRRSSDLSRLKDCDIELVYGDIGDRSTLATAMTRVDTVFHIAAYVELGLVDAAKMERINVDGTRAVLEAARAAHISKMVYCSTIGIFGDTQGKVIDETFQRTQKDFSSAYDSTKYHAQKLVDQYAAEGFPVVSVMPSGIFGADDPHFGPAIKTFLKGWLKLWLAGDRVTGIVHVDDLVEGMILAAEKGQPGSYYILSAGDMTTREMFHVLSQESGIPEPKEVPEPIVRLVGNILDPIGRLLSWQPPIGRERVHYLYDRCVRVDATKAQKELGWQPRSPEVVLKQLVQEMR; this comes from the coding sequence ATGAAAGCATTGGTGACAGGGGCAAATGGGTTTACAGGTTCTCACCTGGTGAAAACCTTGCTAAATCGGGGTGACCAGGTGGTTGGCTTGGTACGGCGATCGAGCGATCTCTCCCGCTTGAAGGATTGTGATATTGAGTTGGTCTATGGCGACATTGGCGATCGCTCTACCCTGGCAACCGCTATGACCCGTGTGGATACGGTGTTTCACATTGCTGCCTATGTCGAGTTGGGCTTGGTCGATGCTGCCAAAATGGAGCGAATTAACGTCGATGGCACTCGTGCTGTCTTGGAAGCCGCCAGAGCCGCCCACATCTCGAAAATGGTCTATTGCAGCACCATCGGTATTTTTGGGGACACGCAGGGAAAGGTAATCGACGAAACCTTTCAACGGACGCAAAAAGACTTTTCCTCGGCTTACGACAGCACCAAATATCACGCCCAAAAACTGGTCGATCAATACGCCGCCGAAGGCTTCCCCGTAGTCAGTGTGATGCCTTCTGGGATTTTTGGAGCCGATGACCCCCACTTTGGTCCTGCGATTAAGACCTTTCTGAAAGGATGGCTGAAGCTTTGGCTAGCGGGCGATCGCGTCACTGGAATCGTGCATGTCGATGATCTGGTGGAGGGCATGATTCTGGCTGCCGAAAAGGGTCAGCCAGGGTCTTACTACATTCTCTCGGCGGGAGATATGACCACCCGTGAGATGTTCCACGTTCTCAGCCAAGAATCGGGCATCCCAGAACCCAAGGAAGTGCCTGAGCCAATCGTCCGGTTGGTCGGTAATATCCTTGACCCCATCGGTCGCCTGCTCTCATGGCAACCCCCCATCGGTCGCGAACGGGTTCACTATCTCTACGATCGCTGTGTGCGAGTGGACGCAACCAAGGCACAAAAAGAATTGGGATGGCAACCGCGATCGCCTGAGGTAGTGCTGAAGCAACTCGTGCAGGAGATGCGGTGA
- a CDS encoding GNAT family N-acetyltransferase, giving the protein MTNVLSQTASFQIQVVTTPEQQEMFLDVPNRVYANDPNWVPPIRSSIAKQFSETNPFFQYGKLQQFIAVQTGANGAEAVGRIVASVNQRLIEREGEAIGLFGFFECINDGAIAQALLDAASQWLREQGMVKARGPIDLSTHNNCLFLVDGFDSPPYLMMPYNAAYYPQFIEQNGWHKAKDAYAYDLPLDRPLPDEFEKGYRIALKSGVTFRQLHLKGDAFKQDVLGLYHLFTKAFANNWSSTPRTEEEFFEEAKSLQDLVDPEIFWIAEYEGEMVGFFMTLPDYNLVLKRVNGKLNWLGILKFLWYRRQIDTARVIAICALPEHRRRMVPLGLIHIGMKHGVEKRKPYRRAELSWVYEDNMPSRKVIEATGATIYKTYRIYEKAL; this is encoded by the coding sequence ATGACTAATGTTCTTTCTCAAACGGCGTCATTTCAAATTCAAGTAGTCACCACACCGGAACAGCAGGAAATGTTTCTCGATGTTCCTAATCGTGTCTACGCCAACGACCCAAATTGGGTACCGCCTATCCGCAGCAGCATCGCCAAGCAATTTTCTGAGACCAATCCATTTTTTCAATATGGCAAGTTGCAACAGTTCATCGCCGTTCAGACGGGGGCCAATGGAGCAGAAGCCGTTGGTCGGATTGTCGCCTCGGTAAATCAACGCCTGATCGAGCGAGAAGGGGAAGCGATCGGATTGTTTGGCTTTTTTGAGTGCATTAATGATGGGGCGATCGCTCAGGCTCTTCTGGATGCGGCGTCTCAGTGGTTGCGCGAACAGGGCATGGTGAAAGCACGAGGACCCATCGACCTGTCTACCCACAATAATTGTCTGTTTCTGGTGGATGGGTTTGACTCGCCGCCCTATTTGATGATGCCCTACAACGCTGCCTATTACCCGCAGTTCATAGAACAGAATGGCTGGCACAAGGCGAAGGATGCCTATGCCTACGATCTACCCCTCGATCGCCCCCTACCCGATGAGTTTGAAAAGGGCTATCGCATTGCCCTGAAATCAGGCGTGACCTTCCGCCAGCTTCATCTCAAAGGCGATGCATTCAAGCAAGACGTACTAGGGCTATATCACCTCTTCACCAAAGCCTTTGCCAATAACTGGAGTTCCACCCCCCGCACGGAAGAGGAATTTTTTGAGGAAGCCAAATCCTTGCAAGATCTGGTTGATCCGGAGATTTTTTGGATTGCTGAATATGAGGGTGAAATGGTCGGTTTCTTTATGACCCTGCCGGACTATAACCTCGTGTTAAAGCGGGTCAACGGCAAATTGAATTGGCTTGGTATTCTCAAGTTTCTCTGGTATCGACGCCAAATCGATACGGCTCGCGTGATTGCGATCTGCGCTCTGCCCGAACACCGCCGCCGCATGGTGCCATTGGGGTTAATTCACATTGGCATGAAGCATGGCGTCGAAAAACGTAAACCTTACCGCCGTGCTGAGTTGTCCTGGGTATATGAGGACAATATGCCCTCCCGTAAAGTGATTGAAGCCACAGGTGCCACAATTTATAAAACCTACCGGATTTACGAAAAGGCGTTGTAA
- a CDS encoding sugar ABC transporter substrate-binding protein, with product MFKLGHTRHWMPILGALLLSACANTNSSGSNETADANAEFSAARGCTNIGVLLPESDSSARYEAYDRPLLEQEIKAALPEATIQYANANNSADTQQNQAEAALTKGACILVVGPNDSEKASVIVQSAKTTGVPVIAYDRLIQDPDLAFYVSFDNKRVGQLQGQYIVDQFKAGNFELEKGASLVMINGAQTDNNALLFREGALEALQPLVDSGDINLVFDQYTPNWDNGRAQSLMEGVLTKEANNVQIAYVANDGMANTVIAALRAQRLNGKVLVTGQDATLTGIQNILTGDQAMTIYKPIIEEARATAQLVAALSRGEDTSSIVNGETEVVGGEQIPSVLATPVVVDRTNVEETVIQDGFLTQEQICQGLPAGAGDVCP from the coding sequence ATGTTCAAACTGGGTCATACTCGTCATTGGATGCCAATTTTAGGAGCACTGTTACTGTCAGCTTGTGCGAATACCAACTCATCAGGTTCAAATGAAACGGCTGATGCCAATGCTGAATTCAGTGCCGCTAGAGGATGTACCAACATTGGCGTTTTGTTGCCTGAATCTGACTCTTCAGCCCGTTATGAGGCTTACGATCGTCCCCTGCTAGAGCAAGAAATCAAAGCTGCATTGCCAGAAGCAACGATTCAATACGCCAATGCCAACAACAGTGCTGATACGCAACAAAACCAGGCAGAAGCTGCACTCACTAAGGGAGCTTGCATCCTGGTGGTAGGACCCAATGACAGCGAAAAAGCCTCTGTGATTGTGCAATCTGCCAAAACAACCGGAGTACCTGTAATTGCGTACGATCGCCTGATTCAAGACCCAGACCTGGCATTCTATGTCTCCTTTGACAATAAGCGGGTCGGTCAATTGCAGGGGCAATACATCGTCGATCAATTCAAAGCTGGCAACTTTGAGTTAGAAAAGGGTGCCAGTCTGGTCATGATCAACGGTGCTCAAACCGACAACAACGCTCTCCTATTCCGCGAAGGCGCACTCGAAGCCCTGCAACCCCTGGTCGATAGCGGCGACATCAATCTGGTGTTTGACCAATACACCCCCAACTGGGACAACGGCAGAGCGCAATCTCTGATGGAAGGGGTGTTAACCAAAGAAGCCAACAATGTGCAAATTGCTTACGTTGCCAATGACGGCATGGCAAACACCGTGATTGCAGCACTGCGGGCACAGCGGTTAAACGGCAAAGTGTTGGTCACAGGACAAGATGCCACCCTGACAGGCATCCAAAACATCCTCACAGGCGACCAGGCGATGACCATCTACAAGCCGATTATTGAAGAGGCTCGCGCCACCGCTCAACTAGTCGCTGCCCTGAGTCGGGGTGAAGATACAAGCTCCATTGTTAACGGTGAAACAGAGGTTGTTGGCGGAGAACAAATCCCTTCGGTGTTGGCAACCCCCGTTGTGGTCGATCGCACCAACGTTGAAGAAACCGTAATTCAGGATGGCTTCTTGACTCAAGAGCAGATCTGCCAGGGACTGCCAGCCGGAGCAGGGGATGTTTGCCCGTAA
- a CDS encoding ATP-binding cassette domain-containing protein, producing MTDSSVSIADNNSAINQQVPRLQLRGINKSFGGVHALKNVDFEVYAGEVVGLVGDNGAGKSTLIKTMSGAYVPDEGEILIDGQPVTIQSPQDSTRLGIETVYQDLALCDNLDVVANLWLGREAHRPLIPGFLDVMDETEMERQTIDVLKTLDVKIPSVRSPVAALSGGQRQCIAVAKTILRQPKVVLLDEPTAALGVAQTRQVLNLILRLKERGLAVVVISHNLHDVFEVTDRIIVMRLGQRVSTFETRNVPRERVVASITGADTAATAANDIA from the coding sequence ATGACCGATAGTTCAGTCTCGATCGCAGACAATAATTCAGCGATCAATCAACAAGTCCCCCGGTTACAACTGCGGGGCATTAACAAGTCGTTTGGTGGGGTTCACGCCCTCAAGAATGTTGACTTTGAAGTGTACGCCGGAGAAGTCGTCGGATTAGTTGGTGATAACGGGGCAGGCAAATCAACTCTGATCAAAACCATGTCCGGTGCCTATGTTCCTGATGAAGGCGAGATTTTGATCGATGGGCAGCCTGTGACGATCCAAAGCCCGCAGGATTCCACCCGATTGGGCATCGAAACGGTTTATCAAGACTTGGCACTGTGCGACAACCTGGATGTCGTCGCCAACCTGTGGCTAGGGCGTGAAGCGCATCGTCCGCTGATTCCGGGATTTCTCGACGTGATGGATGAAACCGAGATGGAACGGCAGACCATCGACGTACTCAAAACCCTGGATGTGAAAATTCCCTCGGTGCGATCGCCCGTAGCGGCTCTTTCGGGTGGACAGCGACAGTGTATTGCCGTGGCTAAAACCATTCTGCGCCAACCCAAAGTTGTTCTGTTAGATGAGCCAACGGCAGCTCTGGGGGTAGCGCAAACTCGCCAAGTTTTGAATCTGATCCTGCGGCTAAAGGAGCGTGGATTGGCAGTTGTGGTCATTTCCCATAATTTACATGACGTTTTTGAAGTGACCGATCGCATTATCGTCATGCGCTTAGGGCAACGAGTGAGCACCTTTGAAACTCGTAACGTGCCCCGTGAGCGAGTGGTTGCCTCTATTACGGGAGCAGATACGGCTGCTACAGCGGCAAACGATATTGCCTGA
- a CDS encoding sugar ABC transporter permease translates to MKSLDQDAPQKPDGEIVPAPTASSPAPREPFSLRSLMRGDLGFIPVLLTLALITIYFQLTTNGVFLQARNLSNLTQQIVVISILSVAAVLVLLLGEIDLSLAAVAQACAAIMAVTSVYQNWNPWLAMLAGLAAGALIGLVNGFFVAVLRVPAFIVTLAGSIGYAGFLLLVLGRQTTLIVRDPTIRALAPTYLDEALGWGIPLVLVVLYGLGTWYERRKRMQAGLSVPPVSRSIAKVAIAAAVALILVFLFESYQGVPQSVMISLALIVAFWLILRRTTFGRHLYAVGGNAEAARRAGINVVRMKMLVFVLASTLAALAGIMLTSRSTAVATQISSTLLLNAIAAAVIGGVSLFGGRGSVWAVVLGALVIGSLDNGLDLLNQDQSVKSIVQGAVLLLAVTADALVRRSGLKTGR, encoded by the coding sequence ATGAAAAGCTTAGATCAGGACGCTCCTCAAAAGCCGGATGGGGAGATCGTACCTGCACCTACTGCCTCTAGCCCAGCCCCTCGCGAACCCTTTAGCTTGCGATCGCTGATGCGAGGCGATTTAGGATTCATCCCCGTCTTATTAACACTGGCGTTAATCACCATTTACTTTCAACTGACGACCAATGGCGTTTTTCTGCAAGCCCGGAACCTGTCTAACCTGACCCAGCAGATTGTCGTCATTAGCATTTTGAGTGTGGCAGCCGTTTTGGTGTTGCTGTTGGGCGAAATTGACCTGAGTCTGGCTGCTGTTGCCCAGGCTTGTGCCGCAATTATGGCAGTAACATCGGTTTACCAAAACTGGAACCCCTGGCTTGCCATGCTGGCAGGTTTAGCCGCCGGGGCACTGATCGGCTTAGTCAATGGCTTCTTTGTGGCGGTGTTACGAGTGCCCGCGTTTATTGTGACGTTAGCGGGTTCTATCGGTTATGCCGGATTTTTGTTGTTGGTGCTGGGGCGGCAAACCACGCTCATCGTTCGCGACCCGACGATTCGTGCGCTCGCACCGACCTATCTTGATGAAGCTCTGGGCTGGGGCATTCCCCTGGTGCTGGTCGTGCTGTATGGATTGGGCACCTGGTACGAACGCCGCAAACGGATGCAAGCGGGGTTGAGTGTGCCACCCGTCTCTCGCTCGATCGCAAAAGTGGCGATCGCCGCAGCAGTAGCCCTCATCCTGGTCTTCTTATTTGAGTCTTATCAAGGTGTGCCGCAATCGGTGATGATTTCGCTGGCATTAATCGTCGCCTTCTGGCTGATTCTGCGGAGAACTACCTTTGGTCGTCACCTCTATGCCGTAGGGGGCAACGCCGAGGCGGCTCGTCGCGCTGGCATCAACGTCGTTCGCATGAAAATGCTGGTGTTTGTCCTCGCGTCAACCCTGGCAGCCCTGGCAGGCATCATGCTCACTTCTAGAAGCACAGCCGTTGCGACCCAAATTAGCTCAACCCTATTGCTAAATGCGATCGCCGCTGCGGTAATCGGTGGTGTCAGCTTGTTTGGGGGACGAGGCTCAGTCTGGGCAGTGGTGCTGGGTGCGTTGGTGATTGGCAGTTTGGATAACGGTCTGGATTTGCTCAACCAAGACCAAAGCGTTAAGAGCATTGTCCAGGGAGCCGTGTTGCTATTGGCAGTGACAGCCGATGCCCTTGTGAGGCGATCGGGACTCAAAACCGGACGATAG
- a CDS encoding DUF3616 domain-containing protein yields MQFDQVSADLINNISACVISPGNYLWLGSDELTTIERLSSLESNRYGEHKTFAIADFIDLPDEEDEVDIEGMDYSHSYLWFTGSHSTKRKNAKGKNAEKDIQRLTEIISEANRYTIARIPLVEGELLKSCNHPDKLHKELTAATLQRTESGNILIDALQNDEHLGAFVANPLPSKENGFDIEGLAVHRNKLFLGLRGPVLRGWAIILEIEVEDSGSGVLTLKPCNKSGQLYKKYFLNLDGLGIRELCLCGKDLLILAGPTMDLIGVNRVFRLKHILEESDHNLFDQDNKRLEPLFDLPFNPKSDKAEGLALTSCLGQSSALLVMYDAPDAQRFFGADTVLADVFKL; encoded by the coding sequence TTGCAATTTGATCAAGTATCCGCTGATTTAATTAACAACATTTCTGCCTGTGTTATTTCACCCGGAAATTATCTATGGTTGGGGTCTGACGAATTAACCACAATTGAGCGGTTATCCAGCCTGGAGTCAAATCGTTATGGTGAGCACAAAACCTTCGCGATCGCAGATTTTATCGACTTACCCGACGAAGAGGATGAAGTTGATATCGAAGGAATGGATTACAGCCATTCCTATTTGTGGTTTACGGGTTCTCATAGCACCAAACGCAAAAATGCCAAAGGTAAAAATGCCGAAAAAGATATTCAACGTCTGACCGAAATCATCTCCGAAGCAAACCGTTATACGATCGCCCGCATCCCTTTAGTTGAGGGAGAATTACTCAAGTCTTGCAACCATCCCGATAAACTTCACAAAGAACTCACCGCCGCTACACTACAGCGCACCGAATCCGGCAACATCCTCATTGATGCCCTCCAGAACGATGAGCATCTAGGAGCATTTGTTGCGAACCCATTACCCAGTAAAGAAAACGGATTTGATATTGAAGGATTAGCCGTTCATCGTAATAAGCTATTTTTGGGTTTGAGAGGACCCGTCCTGAGAGGATGGGCAATCATTTTAGAGATTGAAGTCGAAGATTCTGGCTCTGGAGTCCTTACCCTTAAGCCTTGCAATAAGTCAGGACAACTGTATAAAAAGTATTTTTTGAATTTGGATGGGTTAGGCATCCGGGAGTTGTGTCTGTGTGGCAAAGATCTCCTAATTTTGGCAGGACCAACGATGGATTTAATTGGGGTCAATCGAGTATTTCGGCTCAAGCACATCCTGGAAGAATCGGATCATAACCTGTTTGACCAAGACAACAAGCGTCTAGAGCCATTATTTGATCTGCCTTTCAACCCTAAATCCGACAAAGCTGAGGGGTTAGCCCTGACATCGTGTCTGGGGCAATCTAGTGCCCTGTTGGTGATGTACGATGCGCCCGATGCTCAACGGTTTTTTGGAGCGGATACCGTTTTAGCCGATGTGTTCAAATTGTAG
- a CDS encoding peptidoglycan-binding domain-containing protein has protein sequence MVYSLSQFKAVLNGLGYNLGPDGHGGNYGNLLDSYTQAAIYEFQTEHRLPSTGVLDSATIEKARQLVRNLQHSLNLAVNAQLPVNEFYGVNTVKAVMQFQKTYDLPITGIAGYAVRKCLDNIVKQQLRQQLNSQRVSV, from the coding sequence ATGGTGTATTCCCTCAGTCAGTTCAAGGCTGTTCTGAACGGTCTGGGTTATAACTTGGGACCAGACGGACATGGAGGTAATTACGGTAATCTGCTCGACTCCTACACTCAAGCTGCGATCTACGAGTTTCAGACAGAACATCGCCTGCCCAGTACAGGAGTGTTAGACTCAGCAACCATTGAAAAAGCACGGCAACTTGTGCGTAATCTGCAACATAGCCTCAATCTTGCCGTCAATGCCCAACTACCCGTCAATGAGTTTTACGGGGTTAACACCGTAAAAGCCGTCATGCAGTTTCAGAAGACGTATGACCTACCCATCACCGGAATTGCAGGTTACGCTGTCCGTAAGTGCCTGGATAACATCGTCAAACAGCAATTACGCCAACAACTGAACTCGCAAAGAGTCTCGGTATGA
- the lexA gene encoding transcriptional repressor LexA → MESLTEVQRQLYDWLVDYIKQNQHSPSIRQMMRAMDLKSPAPIQSRLEHLRNKGYIDWTEGRARTIRILQSQGVPILGAIAAGSLVEPFTDTQEQLDFSSAALRPGDFALRVTGDSMIEALIDKGDIVIMRPVQDPKTIKDGTIVAARVEGEGTTLKHYYRKGSKVTLKPANSNYSPMEYPAPQVQVQGVLVAVWRGYSA, encoded by the coding sequence ATGGAATCTTTAACTGAAGTCCAGCGACAACTCTATGATTGGCTGGTTGACTACATTAAGCAAAATCAGCATTCTCCCTCGATTCGTCAAATGATGAGGGCGATGGATCTGAAGTCTCCTGCTCCGATTCAAAGTCGTTTAGAGCATTTGCGTAACAAAGGCTATATCGACTGGACTGAGGGCAGAGCGAGAACCATCCGTATTCTACAGTCTCAAGGTGTGCCTATTTTAGGGGCGATCGCCGCAGGTTCTTTAGTGGAGCCTTTTACCGATACTCAGGAGCAACTGGATTTCTCCAGTGCTGCTTTGCGTCCTGGCGATTTTGCGTTGCGAGTGACAGGCGACAGCATGATCGAGGCACTGATCGACAAGGGCGATATTGTCATCATGCGTCCCGTTCAAGACCCTAAAACCATCAAAGATGGCACGATTGTTGCAGCCCGTGTTGAGGGAGAAGGCACAACCCTGAAGCACTATTATCGCAAAGGCAGCAAGGTGACGCTGAAACCCGCCAACTCAAACTATTCCCCGATGGAATATCCAGCCCCGCAAGTGCAGGTTCAAGGAGTGCTGGTCGCTGTTTGGCGTGGATATTCTGCTTAG
- the hppD gene encoding 4-hydroxyphenylpyruvate dioxygenase, translating to MDIDHVHFYVEDAIAWRDWFVQRLGFQATAITSTLHTQTVIAYSGAVQCVLSSPLTSDSPVADYLERHPAGVSDIALRVRSIDRVLERAIAQGARVLQSWQDHPAQWIGLLHPQGKWFQIQGWGDLTHTLIESSAVPSYLTWSRLQHPTKLQQCAEAACAPFVAIDHAVLNVASGQLEQAANWYEAVLGFERRQTFAIQTNYSGLCSQVLVHPEGTAQLPVNESASPSSQIQEFLDHNRGSGIQHVALKTIDIVETIAHLRQQGIPFLSVPPTYYEQLRQRPGFQLTETQWQAIAAQEVLVDWQPHNPDAMLLQAFTRPIFGQPTFFFELIQRQHYVVEHQRKTAEGFGEGNFRALFEAIEREQMNRGSLK from the coding sequence ATGGATATTGATCACGTCCATTTCTACGTTGAAGACGCGATCGCTTGGCGAGATTGGTTTGTCCAGAGGTTGGGGTTTCAGGCTACAGCTATCACCTCGACTCTTCACACCCAAACTGTCATTGCCTACAGTGGAGCGGTACAGTGTGTACTCTCCTCACCGCTTACCTCTGATAGCCCTGTGGCTGACTATCTCGAACGGCATCCTGCGGGTGTGTCAGATATTGCCTTGCGGGTAAGGTCGATTGATCGAGTGCTGGAACGGGCGATCGCTCAGGGAGCCAGGGTGCTCCAGTCCTGGCAAGACCATCCTGCTCAGTGGATAGGTCTGTTACATCCTCAAGGAAAATGGTTTCAGATTCAGGGATGGGGGGATTTGACCCATACCCTGATAGAGTCTTCTGCTGTCCCTTCCTATTTAACATGGAGCAGATTACAGCACCCGACCAAATTGCAGCAGTGTGCAGAAGCTGCCTGCGCCCCGTTTGTAGCGATTGACCATGCTGTACTCAATGTGGCATCAGGGCAGTTAGAACAGGCGGCAAACTGGTATGAAGCTGTTTTAGGGTTTGAGCGACGACAAACGTTTGCGATTCAAACCAACTATTCGGGGTTGTGCAGTCAAGTGCTTGTGCATCCAGAGGGGACAGCCCAACTGCCCGTCAATGAGTCGGCGTCACCCAGTTCTCAAATTCAAGAGTTTTTGGATCACAATCGTGGTTCTGGCATTCAGCATGTTGCTCTAAAAACCATTGATATTGTGGAAACGATCGCCCATCTGCGCCAACAGGGAATCCCGTTTTTGTCAGTACCACCTACCTACTATGAGCAGTTGCGGCAACGACCGGGGTTTCAACTGACGGAGACTCAGTGGCAAGCGATCGCGGCTCAGGAGGTGTTGGTTGATTGGCAGCCACATAATCCCGACGCGATGCTGTTACAAGCCTTTACGCGACCAATTTTTGGTCAACCTACCTTCTTTTTTGAGCTGATTCAACGACAACATTACGTTGTTGAGCACCAGCGTAAAACAGCAGAGGGCTTTGGTGAGGGAAATTTTCGGGCACTATTTGAGGCGATCGAACGCGAACAAATGAACCGGGGAAGTCTCAAGTAA
- the psaM gene encoding photosystem I reaction center subunit XII, protein MSLSDTQVYIALVVALLPAVMAFRLSTELYK, encoded by the coding sequence ATGTCTCTATCAGATACTCAAGTCTACATTGCTCTTGTGGTTGCTTTGCTGCCTGCTGTTATGGCGTTCCGTCTTTCTACGGAACTCTACAAATAG